A DNA window from Alligator mississippiensis isolate rAllMis1 chromosome 11, rAllMis1, whole genome shotgun sequence contains the following coding sequences:
- the SH3BP5L gene encoding SH3 domain-binding protein 5-like, translating to MEGEERHGTPGMEDSDQRLVLGMNERDGRQTPPGQLRTSAEEGQKPGTPIPEDVCSGESAKTPQRGGEEEEEELDPRIQEELEHLNQANEEINRVELQLDDARTTYRRILSESARKLNAQGSQLGNCIEKARPYYEARRLAKEAQQETQKAALRYERAVSMHNAAREMVFVAEQGVMADKNRLDPTWQEMLNHATCKVNEAEEERLRSEREHQRVTQLCQQAEAKVQALQKSLKRLIVKSKPYFELKAQFNQILEEHKAKVTGLEQQVSHAKMRYSVALRNLEQISEQIHARRLQRLVVRRASPVGAEASPLYLGAEGGARLGAECPPADTLSVLSLQTIASDLQKFDSVEHLLGLSDATSLNSDEMEEREQRRAGHSQFKHHRSISL from the exons atggagggggaagaaaggcaTGGCACTCCTGGCATGGAGGATTCAGACCAGCGGCTGGTTCTTGGTATGAACGAGAGGGATGGACGACAGACGCCTCCCGGACAGCTACGGACATCTGCAGAGGAGGGTCAGAAGCCGGGGACACCTATCCCTGAAGACGTCTGCAGTGGGGAAAGTGCCAAGACACCTCAgagaggtggggaagaggaggaagaagagctggACCCCAGAATACAG gagGAGCTGGAACACCTCAACCAGGCCAATGAGGAAATCAACCGTGTGGAGCTGCAGTTGGAT GATGCTAGAACCACATACCGCAGGATCCTCTCTGAATCTGCTAGAAAGCTGAATGCACAGGGCTCACAGCTGGGTAACTGCATCGAGAAAGCGCGGCCCTACTATGAGGCACGTCGCCTGGCCAAGGAG gcccagcaggagaCGCAGAAGGCAGCACTGCGTTACGAGCGGGCAGTCAGCATGCACAATGCTGCCCGCGAGATGGTCTTTGTGGCTGAACAGGGCGTCATGGCAGACAAGAACCGGCTGGACCCCACCTGGCAGGAGATGCTCAACCATGCCACCTGCAAG GTGAATGAGGCAGAGGAGGAGCGGCTGCGCAGCGAGCGGGAGCACCAGCGCGTTACCCAGCTATGTCAGCAGGCTGAGGCCAAGGTGCAGGCCCTGCAGAAATCCCTCAAGCGTCTCATTGTCAAGAGCAAGCCCTACTTTGAGCTCAAGGCCCAGTTCAACCAGATCCTGGAG GAACACAAGGCCAAGGTGacagggctggagcagcaagtCTCCCATGCCAAGATGCGCTACTCGGTGGCGCTGCGCAATCTGGAGCAGATCAGTGAGCAGATCCATGCCCGGCGCCTGCAGCGCCTTGTTGTGCGCCGTGCCTCGccagtgggagctgaggccagcccTCTCTAtttgggggcagaagggggtgcCCGGCTGGGGGCCGAGTGCCCCCCTGCAGACACGCTCTCGGTGCTCAGCCTGCAGACCATCGCTTCTGACCTGCAGAAGTTCGACTCAGTAGAGCACCTGCTTGGCCTGTCTGATGCCACCAGCCTCAACAGTGATGAGATGGAGGAGCGGGAGCAGCGCCGGGCCGGGCACAGCCAATTCAAGCACCACCGCAGCATCAGTCTCtaa